Proteins encoded together in one Acidobacteriota bacterium window:
- a CDS encoding HD domain-containing protein: MQRLPRIASLTTEDAGWGFFLCTYKELRAGRSGSEFVILNLQDATGQTTGKILQDVERVKGEFEAGEFVRVEGRGSLYNGQVQLVLSTIRRVNPEQDRLQGFREDECILSAPRPIDEMWEELQARLRGVKNDHLRVLLNRITTDHADQLKTWPAAQTIHHAYRGGFLEHITKMAEAGALLSRAYGADDDLVLAGVVLHDIGKLQELAYEGGSGSYTRDGNMVGHIALGLIMVREAINGISGFPLELRAQVEHLIASHHGTREYGSPVEPKSIEAFILNSVDELDAKINQVRRAIAEDPSSDEFTGWHKRLSRVLYKGFKH; encoded by the coding sequence ATGCAGCGACTGCCTCGAATTGCCAGCCTCACGACTGAAGACGCCGGATGGGGCTTCTTCCTTTGCACCTACAAGGAACTGCGCGCCGGCCGCAGCGGCAGCGAGTTCGTGATCCTGAACCTGCAAGACGCCACGGGGCAGACCACCGGCAAGATTCTGCAGGACGTCGAGCGGGTCAAGGGCGAGTTCGAGGCCGGCGAGTTCGTGCGCGTCGAAGGGCGCGGCAGCCTGTACAACGGCCAGGTCCAGCTGGTGCTCTCGACCATTCGCCGGGTCAATCCCGAGCAGGACCGCTTGCAGGGCTTTCGCGAGGATGAATGCATCCTGAGCGCGCCGCGTCCCATCGACGAGATGTGGGAGGAGCTGCAGGCGCGGCTGCGGGGCGTGAAGAACGATCACCTGCGCGTGCTGCTGAACCGCATTACCACCGATCACGCCGATCAGCTGAAGACCTGGCCGGCGGCGCAGACCATTCACCACGCCTATCGCGGCGGCTTCCTGGAACACATCACCAAGATGGCCGAGGCCGGCGCGCTGCTATCGCGCGCCTATGGGGCAGACGATGACCTGGTGCTGGCGGGAGTGGTGTTGCACGACATCGGCAAGCTGCAGGAGCTGGCCTACGAGGGCGGCAGCGGCAGCTACACGCGCGACGGCAACATGGTGGGCCATATCGCGCTTGGCCTGATCATGGTGCGCGAAGCCATCAACGGCATCAGCGGCTTCCCGCTCGAGCTGCGCGCCCAGGTCGAACACCTCATTGCCTCGCACCACGGCACCCGCGAGTACGGCTCGCCGGTCGAGCCCAAATCGATCGAGGCGTTCATCCTGAACTCGGTGGACGAACTGGACGCGAAGATCAACCAGGTCCGCCGCGCCATCGCCGAAGACCCTTCGTCAGACGAATTTACCGGCTGGCATAAACGGCTGAGCCGGGTGTTATACAAAGGGTTCAAACACTAG
- a CDS encoding response regulator, which translates to MDVFQAVPEGVYVGTLRAASTATLAANPHLKVIFGYPPETAETLVQPFDSSRFVDAEARTLFIERLDRDGVVTDHLLRLRRVDGAPIWVEVTASATYARRAGASLSAGAHSAKVEAPAEGAALHIEALIRDVSDRKKLDDQSRDGRYQLLQAEKMAALGQTISGVAHELNNPLATILSWAERLAERNVDDKTRQGLEVILAESERAARIVRNLLTFARKRQTTRAMVDLNQVVRETLALRAYEQKVNNIQVVEALASGLPDVFADGHQIKQVLLNLLINAEQACLGAHGRGTIVVRTSHDADRGSAVLEVNDDGPGIAEERQGRVFDPFFTTKEVGQGTGLGLTVAYAIVNEHSGRIWLSSSGVGTSFFVELPVSGQHLNAPAARAAQQPISLEAFKGLRVLVVEDEPALAVAVSEALEDAGFTVDRAGDGEEGLTRLTEASYDLIVCDLKMPRIDGMQFYRAMAAATPALARRVIFVTGDVAGTDAERFLEETACRWLSKPFRLGDLLRAARDTLS; encoded by the coding sequence GTGGACGTGTTTCAGGCCGTTCCCGAGGGTGTCTACGTCGGCACGCTCCGAGCGGCCAGCACCGCAACGCTCGCCGCGAATCCCCACCTGAAGGTCATCTTCGGCTACCCACCCGAGACGGCAGAGACGCTCGTTCAGCCGTTCGACAGTTCCCGCTTCGTGGATGCGGAGGCGCGCACCTTGTTCATCGAGCGCCTCGACCGCGACGGCGTCGTCACCGACCACCTGCTGCGCCTGCGCCGCGTGGACGGCGCCCCGATCTGGGTAGAAGTAACGGCAAGTGCCACCTACGCCAGGAGAGCCGGGGCTTCCTTGTCCGCCGGAGCGCATAGCGCGAAGGTGGAAGCCCCGGCTGAGGGCGCGGCTCTCCACATCGAAGCGCTGATCCGCGACGTCAGCGACCGCAAGAAGCTCGACGACCAGTCGCGCGACGGCCGCTACCAGTTGCTGCAGGCCGAGAAGATGGCCGCGCTCGGCCAGACCATTTCCGGCGTCGCCCACGAGCTGAACAACCCGTTGGCCACCATTCTTTCGTGGGCCGAACGGCTCGCCGAACGAAACGTGGACGACAAGACGCGCCAGGGGCTGGAGGTCATACTCGCCGAGTCGGAACGCGCCGCCCGCATTGTGCGCAACCTGCTGACCTTCGCGCGCAAGCGCCAGACCACGCGCGCCATGGTGGACCTGAACCAGGTGGTGCGCGAAACGCTGGCGCTGCGCGCCTACGAACAGAAGGTCAACAACATCCAGGTGGTCGAAGCGCTGGCGAGCGGCTTGCCCGACGTGTTTGCCGACGGCCACCAGATCAAGCAGGTGCTGCTCAACCTCCTCATCAACGCCGAGCAGGCCTGCCTCGGCGCCCACGGCCGCGGCACCATCGTCGTGCGCACCTCGCACGATGCCGATCGCGGCTCCGCCGTGCTCGAGGTGAATGACGATGGGCCGGGGATTGCGGAAGAGCGGCAGGGACGGGTGTTCGACCCGTTTTTTACGACGAAGGAGGTGGGACAGGGCACCGGCCTTGGGTTGACCGTCGCCTACGCGATTGTCAACGAACACAGCGGCCGCATCTGGCTCAGCTCAAGCGGCGTGGGTACCTCGTTCTTCGTGGAGCTGCCGGTGAGCGGCCAGCACCTGAACGCGCCGGCCGCGCGCGCGGCGCAGCAGCCGATCTCGCTCGAAGCGTTCAAGGGCTTGCGCGTGCTGGTGGTGGAAGACGAGCCGGCGCTGGCCGTGGCCGTGTCTGAAGCGCTGGAGGATGCCGGGTTCACCGTCGATCGCGCCGGCGACGGCGAAGAGGGCCTGACCCGCCTCACCGAAGCCAGTTACGACCTGATCGTGTGCGACCTGAAGATGCCGCGCATCGACGGCATGCAGTTCTATCGCGCGATGGCGGCGGCGACGCCGGCGCTGGCGCGGCGCGTCATTTTCGTGACCGGCGATGTCGCCGGCACCGACGCGGAGCGTTTTCTCGAAGAGACCGCGTGCCGCTGGCTCTCCAAGCCTTTCAGGTTGGGCGACTTGCTGCGCGCCGCCCGCGACACGTTGTCCTGA
- a CDS encoding EamA family transporter, which yields MSLAHLSFVAVCIIWGTTYLGITVALETVPVLLVAGLRWMSAGLLLCGLLLATGRRLPPMRMWGPLVLLGFLMNIVGNGFVVFAQQYVASGLTAVLIATTPFWSALVERLLPNGDRFSGRALAGLSIGFSGIVILVWPELSQGGASGRAFVGGVIAIQLACVGWVIGTSYAKRHELGDDPFPSAALQMVFSGVMLLSAATVRGDWAELSFTPRTFGAMAYLSIAGSLVAYSAYIYAIQHLRLSLVSLYAYINPIIAVALGTVLLGEPLSPRILLAAGLVLTGAWIVGKK from the coding sequence GTGAGCCTTGCGCATCTCTCGTTCGTCGCCGTCTGCATCATCTGGGGCACCACCTACCTGGGTATCACGGTCGCGCTCGAGACCGTGCCGGTGCTGCTTGTGGCGGGCCTGCGCTGGATGTCGGCGGGGCTGCTGCTCTGCGGCCTCCTGCTGGCCACCGGCCGGCGCCTGCCGCCCATGCGCATGTGGGGCCCGTTGGTGCTGCTCGGGTTCCTGATGAATATTGTCGGCAACGGCTTCGTGGTGTTCGCGCAGCAGTACGTGGCCAGCGGCCTGACGGCGGTGTTGATTGCGACCACGCCGTTCTGGTCGGCGCTCGTCGAGCGCCTGCTGCCCAATGGCGACCGCTTTTCGGGCCGCGCCCTGGCTGGCCTCAGTATTGGCTTTTCGGGCATTGTCATCCTGGTGTGGCCCGAGCTGTCGCAGGGGGGCGCGAGCGGACGCGCGTTTGTCGGCGGCGTGATCGCTATCCAGCTGGCATGCGTGGGCTGGGTGATCGGGACCTCCTATGCCAAGCGGCACGAGCTTGGCGACGATCCGTTTCCGTCGGCGGCGCTGCAAATGGTGTTCAGCGGCGTGATGCTGCTCTCGGCCGCCACCGTGCGCGGCGATTGGGCCGAGTTGTCATTCACGCCGCGGACGTTCGGCGCGATGGCGTACTTATCGATTGCCGGATCGCTCGTGGCGTACTCCGCCTACATCTATGCCATCCAGCACCTGCGGCTGTCGCTGGTGTCGCTGTACGCCTACATCAACCCGATCATCGCGGTCGCGCTCGGCACAGTGCTGCTCGGCGAACCGCTGTCGCCTCGCATTCTTCTCGCGGCGGGACTGGTGCTGACCGGGGCGTGGATCGTCGGAAAGAAGTAG
- a CDS encoding S9 family peptidase, whose amino-acid sequence MDTPDQASEVYVTDPAYQNFRKLTNTNPQLAELAQGDTEVVTWKGADGLEVEGVLLKPVGFTAGTKYPTLVVAHGGPAGAFVNGFRLGGLEGGQVWANKGWAVFYPNPRGSTNYGEKFLQHNINDWGGGDYKDIMTGVDALVARGIADPDKLAHIGWSYGGYMTAWVITQTTRFKAAMVGAGLTNMWSMYGTNDIPSVLISYFGGIPNEKTLPLYLERSAMSHIDKVTTPTLILHGANDERVPVGQALELYRGLKDRGKPTELVLYPRAGHGITEYYHQKDRMQRIHDWVTKYTLPAVASSQ is encoded by the coding sequence ATGGATACGCCCGACCAGGCGTCGGAGGTCTACGTCACCGACCCGGCGTACCAGAACTTCCGCAAGCTCACGAACACCAACCCACAGCTGGCCGAGCTCGCGCAGGGCGACACCGAAGTGGTCACCTGGAAGGGGGCGGACGGCCTCGAAGTGGAAGGCGTGCTGCTTAAGCCCGTGGGCTTCACGGCCGGCACGAAGTACCCGACGCTGGTCGTCGCGCACGGCGGCCCGGCGGGCGCCTTCGTCAACGGCTTCCGGCTGGGCGGGCTCGAGGGCGGCCAGGTGTGGGCCAACAAGGGGTGGGCGGTGTTCTATCCCAACCCGCGCGGCAGCACGAACTACGGCGAGAAGTTCCTGCAGCACAACATCAACGACTGGGGCGGCGGCGACTACAAGGACATCATGACCGGCGTCGATGCGCTGGTCGCCCGCGGCATTGCCGATCCCGACAAGCTGGCGCACATCGGCTGGAGCTACGGCGGCTACATGACGGCGTGGGTGATCACCCAGACCACCCGCTTCAAGGCGGCCATGGTCGGTGCCGGCCTGACCAACATGTGGAGCATGTACGGCACCAATGACATTCCGAGCGTGCTGATCAGCTACTTCGGCGGCATTCCGAACGAAAAGACACTGCCGCTGTACCTGGAGCGCTCGGCCATGTCACACATCGACAAGGTGACGACGCCCACGCTGATCCTGCATGGGGCCAATGACGAGCGGGTGCCGGTGGGCCAGGCGCTGGAGCTGTACCGCGGGCTGAAAGACCGCGGCAAGCCCACCGAATTGGTGCTCTACCCGCGAGCAGGTCACGGCATTACGGAGTACTATCATCAGAAGGACCGCATGCAGCGGATCCACGACTGGGTGACCAAGTACACGTTGCCTGCAGTAGCCAGTAGCCAGTAG
- a CDS encoding DPP IV N-terminal domain-containing protein gives MRKTLVAVALLAVSLTNPFAQSKRAVTFDDVLNVKAVGGATISPDGAQVLYTVRQWVAEKDRMEARTHIWIVPTSGATPARQLTSGEKGDTQPQWSPDGRYISFVSARGAGEEVKAQVHVMRADGGEAWKLTDSKENVSSYSWSPDSTRIAYVAIDPRSAEEEANIRKRDDERVFEGDFRYAHIWVVDVDQSRHAHHRRQDLHRGWRAVLGARRQALRVRRRRHAHAARQPPRYLPGQSRAEAGREDQHQLRQRHLAALVTRRQVDCLDVGTVHRRAAA, from the coding sequence ATGCGCAAGACCCTGGTGGCCGTGGCCCTGCTGGCCGTCTCGCTCACGAACCCGTTCGCCCAGTCAAAGCGGGCCGTCACCTTCGACGATGTGCTGAATGTGAAGGCGGTGGGCGGGGCGACCATTTCGCCGGATGGCGCCCAGGTGCTGTACACGGTTCGCCAGTGGGTCGCGGAGAAAGATCGGATGGAGGCCCGGACGCACATCTGGATCGTGCCGACGAGCGGCGCCACGCCGGCCCGCCAGCTCACCTCGGGCGAGAAGGGCGACACCCAGCCGCAATGGTCGCCCGACGGCCGCTACATCAGCTTCGTGTCGGCGCGCGGCGCCGGCGAAGAGGTCAAGGCGCAGGTCCACGTCATGCGCGCGGACGGCGGCGAGGCGTGGAAGCTGACCGACAGCAAAGAGAACGTCTCGAGCTACTCGTGGTCGCCCGACAGCACGCGCATTGCCTATGTCGCGATCGACCCGCGCAGCGCGGAAGAAGAAGCCAACATCAGGAAGCGCGATGACGAGCGCGTGTTCGAAGGAGATTTTCGCTACGCCCACATCTGGGTCGTGGACGTCGACCAATCCCGCCACGCGCATCACCGAAGGCAAGACCTACACCGTGGCTGGCGCGCCGTCCTGGGCGCCCGACGGCAAGCGCTTCGTGTTCGGCGGCGGCGCCACGCCCATGCTGCGCGACAACCGCCGCGATATCTACCTGGCCAGTCTCGAGCCGAAGCAGGTCGAGAAGATCAGCACCAACTTCGGCAGCGACACCTCGCCGCGCTGGTCACCCGACGGCAAGTCGATTGCCTGGACGTCGGAACCGTACACCGGCGCGCCGCTGCCTGA
- a CDS encoding helix-turn-helix domain-containing protein: MERQTVSIMKACEMVGVSRRTIYNWIAANKVEYLRTAGGSIRIFVDTLWREPDGTKHPNSPNAVA, encoded by the coding sequence GTGGAACGGCAAACAGTCAGCATCATGAAGGCGTGCGAGATGGTCGGTGTCAGCCGGCGCACGATCTACAACTGGATCGCGGCGAACAAGGTCGAGTACCTGCGAACCGCCGGCGGCAGCATCCGGATTTTCGTGGATACGTTGTGGCGCGAGCCGGATGGCACCAAGCATCCGAACAGCCCGAATGCCGTGGCGTAG
- a CDS encoding PCYCGC motif-containing (lipo)protein: protein MKTLAKPFTILLGIAGLALATTVAIAAAGQAAAAKPAASSKPPSPQAPKPAVVRKTAPPLPAMGFAPVRPMDVVRATYDFAAQHPEILSFVPCYCGCGADGHKHNESCFIARRDAKGNVLEWDTHGFGCTICIDVAKEAMQMYSSGADVVSIRAAIEKKWTPGNAAGKTPTPFPPKK from the coding sequence ATGAAGACGCTCGCGAAACCCTTCACGATCCTGCTCGGAATTGCCGGGCTGGCTCTGGCCACGACCGTGGCGATTGCCGCCGCCGGTCAGGCTGCGGCTGCGAAGCCGGCGGCTTCGTCCAAGCCCCCAAGCCCCCAAGCCCCCAAGCCCGCTGTAGTTCGCAAGACCGCGCCGCCCTTGCCGGCCATGGGCTTTGCGCCCGTGCGGCCCATGGACGTGGTGCGCGCCACCTACGACTTCGCCGCGCAGCACCCCGAGATCCTGTCGTTCGTGCCGTGCTACTGCGGCTGCGGCGCCGACGGCCACAAGCACAACGAGTCGTGCTTCATCGCCCGTCGCGATGCCAAGGGCAACGTGCTCGAGTGGGACACGCACGGCTTCGGCTGCACCATCTGTATCGATGTCGCCAAGGAGGCCATGCAGATGTACTCGTCGGGCGCCGACGTGGTCTCCATCCGCGCCGCGATCGAGAAGAAGTGGACGCCGGGCAACGCTGCCGGCAAGACTCCCACGCCGTTTCCACCGAAGAAGTAA
- a CDS encoding MFS transporter, with amino-acid sequence MSFWNEASPAAKKALIAASLGWLLDAFDVMLYALVLTHVVKDLNLTLATGGQLASLTLAASALGGLVFGVIADKLGRTRALSLSILLYSVFTFACGLAQNVWQLAIFRFLLGLGMGGEWASGATLVSETWPEKHRGKALGIMQSCWAIGYGAAAVVVALVLPTYGWRAVFFVGIIPALFTLWIRKNLEEPEMWLRSKADVASGFLVRRSLGEGGSRTSGPVASGFLVRRSLGEGGSRISGVSLTIVVTLTLMNAATMFAWWGLNLWVPSYLSLPVEQGGIGLSTTTMSMFIIAMQVGMWLGYVTFGFISDKFGRKPTYVTYLVLAAALVWAYGSTREPMYLLALGPFVAFFGTGYFSGFGAVASEIFPTAIRATALGVTYNSGRLLSAAAPFIIGGLAQSQGFGLAFSITALAYLAAAVLWLGIPETRGRRMV; translated from the coding sequence ATGAGCTTCTGGAATGAAGCCTCGCCGGCCGCCAAGAAGGCCCTGATTGCCGCCTCGCTCGGCTGGCTGCTCGACGCCTTTGACGTGATGCTTTACGCCCTGGTCCTCACCCACGTGGTGAAGGACCTCAATTTGACCCTGGCGACGGGAGGGCAGCTGGCGTCGCTCACGCTGGCCGCGTCGGCCCTTGGCGGGTTGGTCTTTGGCGTCATCGCCGACAAGTTGGGCCGCACCCGCGCGTTGTCGCTCAGCATCCTGTTGTATTCGGTGTTCACGTTCGCCTGTGGCCTGGCGCAGAACGTGTGGCAGCTCGCCATCTTCCGCTTCCTGCTGGGCCTCGGCATGGGCGGCGAGTGGGCGAGCGGCGCCACGCTCGTCAGCGAAACGTGGCCCGAGAAGCACCGCGGCAAGGCGCTCGGCATCATGCAAAGCTGCTGGGCCATCGGCTACGGCGCCGCCGCCGTCGTCGTCGCGCTGGTGCTCCCCACCTACGGCTGGCGCGCGGTGTTCTTCGTGGGCATCATCCCGGCCCTCTTCACGCTGTGGATCCGCAAGAACCTCGAAGAGCCCGAGATGTGGCTTCGGTCCAAGGCGGATGTGGCGTCCGGCTTTCTTGTCCGCCGTAGCCTTGGCGAAGGTGGAAGCCGGACCTCGGGACCTGTAGCATCCGGCTTTCTTGTCCGCCGTAGCCTTGGCGAAGGTGGAAGCCGGATTTCGGGCGTCTCGCTGACGATCGTGGTGACCCTGACGCTAATGAACGCCGCCACCATGTTTGCGTGGTGGGGCTTGAACCTCTGGGTGCCGTCCTACCTCTCGCTGCCGGTCGAGCAGGGCGGCATCGGCCTCTCCACGACCACCATGTCGATGTTCATCATTGCCATGCAGGTGGGCATGTGGCTCGGCTACGTCACGTTTGGTTTCATCAGCGACAAGTTCGGCCGCAAGCCGACCTATGTGACCTACCTGGTGTTGGCGGCGGCGCTGGTGTGGGCGTACGGCTCAACGCGCGAGCCCATGTACCTGCTCGCCCTCGGCCCGTTCGTCGCGTTCTTCGGCACGGGTTACTTCAGCGGATTTGGCGCAGTGGCCTCGGAGATCTTCCCCACCGCCATTCGCGCCACCGCGCTCGGCGTGACCTACAACAGCGGGCGACTCCTCAGTGCAGCCGCCCCCTTCATAATCGGCGGCCTCGCCCAGTCACAAGGATTCGGGCTCGCCTTTTCAATAACAGCGCTCGCCTATCTGGCAGCCGCTGTGCTGTGGCTCGGCATTCCGGAGACTAGGGGACGGCGGATGGTGTAG
- the fabZ gene encoding 3-hydroxyacyl-ACP dehydratase FabZ encodes MEIALPLDYTAIARIIPHRFPFLLVDRITEFAPDQRIVGIKNVSINEPYLSRHNGGPPTLPPTVLMEAVAQVGAILILAKPENEGMLIFFRGMERVRFRGPVHAGDQVVIEANVKRLKSRMGVLDGRARVGNKVVIHGTMTFALGAE; translated from the coding sequence ATGGAGATTGCACTTCCGCTGGACTACACGGCGATCGCACGGATCATTCCCCATCGCTTCCCGTTCCTGCTCGTGGACCGCATTACCGAGTTTGCGCCCGACCAGCGGATTGTCGGCATCAAGAACGTGTCGATTAACGAGCCGTACCTCAGCCGCCACAACGGCGGGCCGCCGACGTTGCCGCCGACGGTGCTGATGGAGGCCGTGGCTCAGGTTGGCGCGATCCTGATTCTGGCCAAGCCCGAGAACGAGGGCATGCTGATTTTCTTCCGTGGCATGGAGCGCGTGCGCTTTCGCGGGCCGGTGCATGCCGGCGACCAGGTGGTGATCGAGGCCAACGTCAAGCGCCTGAAGAGCCGCATGGGCGTGCTCGACGGCCGCGCGCGCGTCGGCAACAAGGTCGTGATTCACGGCACCATGACGTTCGCGCTCGGGGCTGAGTAG
- a CDS encoding Lrp/AsnC family transcriptional regulator yields the protein MIDEIDGSILDILQYNARTSQAELAKAVGLAPSAVTERLKKLEAKGIIKDYVALIDPHVVDRGLLAFVSVRTSEHGPDMPSAIELSKIPEVLEVHHVAGDDCYLLKVRARDAEHLGQILRQQIASAQSVTSTKTTIVLETVKEDPRIAIPKEKTLTSLARRSQGEGGA from the coding sequence ATGATCGACGAAATTGACGGCTCAATACTGGATATTCTCCAGTACAACGCCAGAACATCCCAGGCCGAACTCGCCAAAGCCGTTGGCCTGGCGCCGTCGGCGGTGACCGAACGGCTCAAGAAGCTCGAGGCAAAGGGCATTATCAAGGATTACGTCGCGCTGATCGACCCCCATGTGGTCGATCGCGGTCTTTTGGCGTTTGTGTCGGTGCGGACGTCGGAGCATGGGCCTGACATGCCGTCGGCGATCGAGCTCAGCAAGATTCCTGAAGTGCTCGAGGTGCATCACGTGGCCGGCGACGACTGTTACCTGTTGAAGGTGCGGGCGCGCGATGCCGAGCACCTGGGGCAGATCCTCCGCCAGCAGATCGCGTCGGCGCAGTCGGTCACGTCCACCAAGACCACGATCGTGCTCGAGACGGTGAAAGAGGATCCGCGCATCGCGATTCCTAAAGAGAAGACGCTCACAAGCTTGGCCCGCCGAAGCCAAGGCGAAGGCGGCGCGTGA
- a CDS encoding diguanylate cyclase produces the protein MKLFGRQDLLLIGALTTALIVIFSSPISRMLDYAREIEKQSGLTLIPALALLMVAFLFHQYRRNAQEHAKAAAAEAATRAAQHRAAELERLVSFGQSLGRSLDFDSIRIAIGSHLHELAGTDKLWVLVREGNEWQALSGDTRGAEEVLQWDDLAEQLLAGADKTPTELSAPRTIGIPLIVGGTAMGVLGVKTEAGQLPADKRRILEAAAALLAVSVKNAQLFREVKENSVRDALTGCFTRGHSLDVIDAELRRARRSQTPVTLIMFDLDHFKDVNDRHGHLCGDAVLGAVGKRMKDVLRGSDLKCRYGGEEFLVLLPETPLHGARRVAETLRKEIAERPVPWAGEALTVTASFGLAQTLPGEVNVQAVIARADQALYRAKDDGRNCVRIAAETTTLVSDESNRTNRVS, from the coding sequence ATGAAGCTGTTTGGCCGCCAGGATTTGTTGCTCATCGGCGCCCTCACAACGGCGCTGATCGTCATCTTCTCCTCGCCCATTTCGCGCATGCTCGACTACGCGCGCGAGATCGAGAAGCAGAGCGGCCTCACACTGATCCCGGCGCTCGCGCTGCTGATGGTCGCGTTCCTGTTCCACCAATACCGCCGCAACGCCCAGGAACACGCGAAGGCAGCGGCGGCCGAAGCGGCGACCCGGGCCGCGCAGCACCGCGCCGCGGAACTCGAGCGGCTGGTGTCGTTCGGCCAGTCGCTGGGCCGCTCGCTCGACTTCGATTCGATTCGGATCGCGATTGGCTCGCACCTGCACGAACTGGCCGGCACCGACAAGCTCTGGGTGCTCGTGCGCGAGGGCAATGAATGGCAGGCGCTGTCGGGCGACACGCGCGGCGCCGAAGAGGTGCTGCAGTGGGACGACCTGGCCGAGCAGTTGCTGGCCGGCGCCGACAAGACCCCGACCGAACTGAGCGCACCCCGCACCATCGGCATCCCCCTCATCGTCGGCGGCACCGCCATGGGAGTGCTGGGCGTGAAGACCGAGGCGGGCCAGTTGCCGGCCGACAAGCGGCGGATTCTCGAAGCGGCGGCGGCGCTGCTGGCGGTGTCGGTGAAGAACGCGCAGTTGTTCCGCGAGGTGAAAGAGAACAGCGTGCGCGACGCGCTGACCGGCTGCTTCACGCGCGGCCATTCCCTGGACGTGATCGATGCGGAACTGCGCCGCGCCCGTCGCAGCCAGACGCCGGTAACGCTGATCATGTTCGACCTGGATCACTTCAAGGACGTGAACGATCGCCACGGCCACCTGTGCGGCGACGCGGTGCTCGGCGCGGTCGGCAAGCGCATGAAGGACGTGCTGCGCGGCTCGGACCTCAAGTGCCGGTACGGTGGCGAGGAGTTCCTGGTGCTGCTGCCGGAGACGCCGCTGCACGGCGCCCGTCGCGTGGCCGAAACCTTGCGCAAGGAGATCGCCGAACGGCCCGTACCGTGGGCCGGCGAAGCGCTGACGGTGACCGCAAGCTTCGGCCTGGCGCAGACGCTGCCGGGCGAGGTCAACGTGCAGGCGGTGATCGCCCGCGCCGACCAGGCGCTGTACCGGGCAAAAGACGATGGCCGCAACTGCGTGCGGATTGCGGCGGAAACGACTACGCTCGTTTCAGACGAAAGCAATCGAACGAACCGCGTTAGTTAA